The DNA sequence AATATTCCTTTCTTGGTTTAGTAGGAGAGGGAATGGAGGTCAGTCTTTATTGTGACACATAGGCCTCTCCCTATTAACTCATGTCATAGAATTTGCTAGTGAGAAACGCCTTGTACTAGGCATTCTGGCATCCATGCTTGGGGGGTGCTGTAGAGGACGACTGCCACaaggtctaggccagcctgggttacacagaaagtttcaggacagccgaGCTATGGAGTGTAATCCTGTttccaaaagaagaaacaagcaAGGCTTTTGTCTTCGTCCATTTCTGCTGCTATAAGAGAATACCAGAGATGCAGTAATTAGTAAAGATGATGTCtgagctagggtttctattgctgtgaagaaacaccatgaccatgcagttcttataaagggaaaacatttcactggagtgtctacttacagttcagaggttcagtccattatcatcatggtgggacatggcagcatgagagcagacatggtgctggagaagtagctgaatgtcttacatcttgacttgatggcaacaggaagtggtctcagacactgggtggtatcttgagcatatatgagacctcaaaccccaactccacagtgacacacttcctccaacaagaccacacccactccaacaaggccacacctcctaatagagccactccttttgggggccattttcttttaccCCCCCCCCAGATGATAAATACATTGCTCATTGTTCTGGAGGTGGAGGAGTCTAAGACTGAGATACTGGTAGTTGATGAGAGGTGGCACAACACAGCAGAGGACATGGTAGGTGGCAATGTTCATGAGAGTCAGGAGTCAGGAGCAAGAGCAAACCAAGGCAGTCAAGGCAGCCTTTATAACTCACCATGGAGAACTAGCCTCTCCTGGGATAATAGTTTCACTCTGTTGTAAGAGTGAAACCCTCCCACCCAAACATCTCTTAAAAGAACCATCTACAAATTAGCATAAGAATCGGGTAGGGTCACGTTTCCAacctatgaatttgagaggacaCACTGGAACACTTTCTCCAGTAAAGCTCTGCGACTGTCATACCCTAagctcccccctctcccccccaagGAACCACCCTGTAGTTCTATCCTCTGCAATTCCAAAACCTCACCTACAGACAGAGGCTGACAGGGACCCTCATTTCATTGATCCACGCCTCTGTAAGACAGTGAGCGTGCTCGTCTGTCTCCTGACAAGCCTCAGAATAAAGTTGCCACAGAATGTGATGAGAACAAAACCATCCCAATGTGTTCAAGGGTGGCCAGGCCTGTGAACTGTCCATGCTTTCGTTGTTGCTGAATTTGTTCTGGAGAAGACAGTTTGGGAGACTATTAACCACTTATACCTTATCATGTCAGGCCCAAATGGAGTTGGAGAGTCTTCAGAGTAAAGCAAGACTTGATATGCAAAAGCTGAAGGACCATAACGGCAATAAAATCACCGAAAACACGCCAAGGAGCAATATCTATGACATTATCACCATACTGCCTGATGAAACCGTGAACAGACACCCAGGTGAGTACTGTCATTTCTTTAGGAAAACATTTCACGTATTGTTTCGGTTTGGTTTGGGGTTCAGTTATTGCTTGAAGACAGGCTTTTATGTAGCTCAGggtagcctcagactcactatgttctcaaagatgaccttgaacttctgatgctcctgcctccacctcccaagcactggattgcaccactatgcctgattTGTTTACGTCATGCTAGATATCGAGCCCAGGGCTTCGTAAACATGGcaggcaaacactccaccaaTATAACTATAGCCCCAGCTCCTtaattttgctttgagacagagtcaaacTTGAACTccatatcctcctgcctcagcgtctTGAGCACTGAGATGCAAACATATTTGAAACTTCATCAAATAAATGTCCATAATGGGCATGCAAAGGAGAGTGAGGAGACAACAAATAGCTGTCACCGAGGGGACATGTGATGTCTTGGAATAAATGGCACGCTACATTGTGTTTTGCATCTctgagagaaaaagacaaaaaagcttTTAAGCTCTGCATAGAGGTCTTTCCTCTTGTAGATGCTAAGTGCTTTACAGGCCCTCATAAGACAGGCTCAGAGCATCTCTtactgtcagagagagagaggctcttATAGATACATGGAGTTTCCTGTGCTCACagacacatatatgtaatatatatcaaCCCCTTATCCCTCAAACACCCTTTGCGCTGTGTGTAGTTCAGCCTTCTTGGACACCCATGAATGCTACAGTGAATCTAGCACCCCTGCcctctccacctggctcctgcttcATCCACCACCTGTATGGGGGAGGCCCTCATGCCCCATGTCACTTGGACcagagctccagccccagccccatcaGCTGAACTTCTAGAAGCACTGTGCTGATGCAGAATGACTTCATGGAAAGCATCTGGCCACATCACTCTCCTGCTTAGAAAACAATTGCcaggactggagagctggctcagtggtccagagTGCTTACCATCCTTCCACAGGAccaagtttgcttcccagcatccatggagggtggctcaaaactgcctgtaactccggctccggggtatctggtgccctcttctagcctcctacAAAACCTGTACACACATGCCCTACAAGCACATAAGCACATactcataagtaaaaataaatctttaaaaaaaaatgcagtcagACTTCTATCAACCTGAGGCCAAAAGCTCAGCTCTTTAACAGGGGGTCCCAGTCCTTTCCGAATCTGGTCACTGCCTATGTTCTCATTTCATCTCCTGCTGCTCCACACTCCAGCCTTGAGTTGTTCTGGGCTTGCCAACAGACATCCTCATCCGTAACCTGTCTGCTATGCTGCCCACCAACTGGAAGACCCATTAAGTTTTCCCAGTGTGAGTTCTCCCAGGAGAAAGCTGCATGCGTCCTGTGTTGTTCACACACAGAGGTTGCTGTGCCGGGGGCGAAGCCCCACATCAGTAGTGTTGACCATGGTGGAGCTACAGCAACGGCAAGTGAGCTCTAAGATGCAGAGTCACCTGCTGAAGGAGATGCTGTCCCCACTCCAAAGAGCAAGGGTCCGAATCAATAAGTTAATTAAACAAAAGGCAGAGTAACTGAAAATCAGCTTGGGGCATCCATTTAACCTGCGCCCCAGtttcaggcagagacaggatctgtTGTCAAATAAACAACTTctgcaactgaaaaaaaaatattgacaaaaCAACGAAGGGACAGGGGCTCCGCTAAAGCTAAGCACTCCAAGTCATCACCTGAGAATGAGCCTAATACAATTACGCTGGCAAAGGCTGGGAGGGATCCAGGAGGGGCTGAAGACAAGGGTTTTCCATTGCTTTCCTGAAGCTTTCTAAAGAGGCTTCACTCTATTCCAgctgtggctctctctctctctctctctctctctctctctctctctctctctctctctctctctctctcctaaacctgtaatctgtaatcccagttcttgatCACCATGAGTTCCTTGGATggcatagtgacttccaggccaacctgaactCCAcactgagaccctatctcaaaaacagacCAAGCAGCCAGTCATGTGATCTGTCCTTGAAGCACCGTCTCTCATTTCACTCtcacaacaggatatccaagaagagtcccagtgaggatccagtattAATCCTCACTgtagccagaggcctcaaaccagaccaatgactcattgcagtgaacatttgcaagtaaagatgtatggactaaagggtatactgtatgactcactgtgacacactacagcttccatgacaagatttttttttttttttggtctttattttattttattggggagGGAGAGTTGCAAGggaagatgagtgggattggggtatatgatgtgaaatccacaaagaatcaataaaaagtttttttaaaaaatataaagttgaaggaatatttttttaaaatgaggtcaCTATTAATTAGGATCTCATGGAGGGAGATGTCTGCAGGCAATTAGCCTTGCCAGCTGCTGAAAttgctagaaatgaaaatctactTCTTACTTTTCTGGTTGCTCTAGTAAAATTGCCAACAAGAGCTCTGTAGAAGGAAAAGCTTGTTTTGGTGCACAGTTCCAGGATATAGTTCATTACGGTAGgaaaggcatggcggcaggagtgAGAGGTCGGTCACATCAtgtctgcagccaggaagcaggtaGAGATGGAAACTGACCCAACAGCTAGCTTCCTTCTCGGTCCTCTCGACCCAGTCTGGAACCCCAGCcaatgggatggtgccacccatgtTTAGGGTATGTCTTCCCTCTGGAAGCACACTTGCAGGtgcacccagaggtgtgtctcctaggtgattccgaatccagtcaagttgacaatgggaATTGTCACAAGAAGTGAAGTATCACCACACATTTCTTTGATGATGGAGAGATTGTGGGTCACATAAAGTTAGTCATTCTCCTGTTGCATCCATTCTTGCTGCACAGCCCCATAGGCAGGAACTTACAGggataatataatattataatatataacatagtATCGAGTTCTTCCTCTATGAATCGTAAGAGGTCAGGATTATTCTCCTGTTTCATATATAAGGAGGCAAGATCCAGAAAGGACGGGTTCATGCACAAGGTCACAGCCAGATAGTGTTCTCAGGATGCCTTACCCCAGAGGCTTCACACTTGACTACTCTTGCCACCGGTTCTAGAAAAGGCTCCTTCTTGCTCATCACAGAGAACCTCTTAGACTACTTTCCCTGTCTTCCAAAAGCATTTCACTTTGCTTTCTCCTGTGAGTGGGATGCAGCCAAGCTCAGACACCAACCTGCGCATCCTGGTAGTCAGGGTCTGGCAATGCAGACACCTCTGTTCCAGCCTTCACTGATTTAATGGTGTGTCCACCATTTTTTTGTTTCCCTCTGGAAGACAGGATGAGAATTTTAGCCTCTCGTGAGACAGAAGGCAAGCTCCATTTTCTGCTGcctctttaaaacaaaactaccTTTAAATTTTTGGTTTATATATTCACATGATAAATCACACATATAGTCATATAAAATAGCTAAGTACAACATATATACAGTGAGCATCACTCTTTTTGGTGTACAATTCTATGAGTTTTACTATGTTCATGTGGCCCTGCCCTTTCCAGAGGCATGACTTGGATACAGTTGGAGAAAGTCACAGAAATTGGGATCAAAGTCCGTCCCTGTACCCCAACAGTGCACTTTCTCCTGACAGAAGGCACATCCTCCTGCTCCTAGAGCAGGGTCTGACAAACCATAGATTTTTctgcattatttcattttttaaagagaaaaaagtaagtATATTTATTGTTTCACTTCTGTGACcctgtctttctaggtctgtaaaatggggataaatAGTATCAGTCAAAGTAGGATTCATGTAAAGTTAATctcatgctgtggatattgctctgtatgctgtaaatatgttgctctgattggttaataaataaagtgctgattggccagtagccaggcaggaagtataggcaggacaagcagagaggagaattctgggaacaagaagactgagtcaggagtcgccagtcagacacagaggaagcaagatgtgaaggcagaactgacaaaaggtaccaagccacgtggctaaacataaacaagaattatgggttaatttaagtgtaagaactagtcaatagttagcctgagccattaaggcatacagttttaattaatataagactctgtgtgtttatttgggtctgagtggctgtgggcctgggcaggactggagaaaattccagctacaatcTCATTTGTAAAGAAGCCCATGTAAGGGCTAGGGAGATTGCTACACTGAGAAAGTGTTTGTCCCAtgagcttgaggacctgagtttggatctttgGTACACACGTAAAAGGCCAAGTCATGGCAGCATGCATCTACAATCCCAATTttagagaggcagagatgggggaaCCCTCAAGGCTTACTAGCCAAGCCAAGCCAGCCAcctcagtgagctctgggttcagtgagaggccctggctGGACacataagatggagagcaattgaCGTGACACTTGTCCTAAACCTCTGGTGTCCACGTGCACCTGTGCACATAGAGTCTTCCCCACCTCCAGTGCACATAGCATAAGCTGTGAGGTTCAGACAATGTATAGGAATGTGAGTAAAACCgaaggaagaaaaatggaactgttgtCTCACTGAagcaacaaaatacctgagagaagcaacttaagggaacaGGGGTTTACTCTGGCTCACGATTTCAGGTAGTGAAGTCCAGCAGGGAAAGTGTGGTATCAGGAGTAGGAGGCAGCTGGCTACACCTCATCCAGCTGGGAAGTAGAGGGCTCAGTAGactcagctcacttcctctctTTCATTTGGTTCAGGACCCCAGCCTACGGACGGGTACCACGTTCAGGgtgggccttcccacctcaattaacctagtTGACAATCCCTCCTGGGCATGCTCAGAGGCATGTGGTTTTTAGGATCACCCAAGATAACAGccaacattaaccatcacaatgtCTTATACTAAAACAACCATATCTTTCAGAAAATGTCACCCTAAATCTATCAATTCAGTATCACCTTCATAATTCTAATCTTCTCTATCCACCCATACTATTTAACTActaaatcaataaaatttttgaaaacatATAGATAGCTTTGTCTTTAAACTACTGTGATGTTATAGTGTTATACAGTGGTGATAgatctttcttctgtttgtttgttttttgtttttcaagacagggttttttgtgtagtttttggtgcctgtcctggatctcactctgtagaccaggctggtcttgaactcacagagatccatctggctctgcctcccgagtgctgggattaaaggcatgtgccactgatGCCCTGCTCATGAtaaatttttctaaaacaaatatTATAAAGTATACAACTGTCAAAGATTCTTCATGCTGATTGCTGTACCACTTACATCACTCATTTCTTCCACACACATCAGCATATATTGGCTTCCCCttgaaaaaaactttaaaaaggttAATCCTGGAGCTTTATATACTGACTTCTGATGGGCCCACCCAAAATCCATTTAGGTTTCTAAAGGtcatgattgtttttatttttattgttttcgaGTCTATAAGCCACAGACCATGGAACATCAATAACAACGTTGTTATATCTAGCTCAGATGCCCTCAAGCTTCAGTGCTATGTACCCAGAACTGTGTGCATGGTCCCCTATTGGTGAGAAAGGCTGGTTTTCAAGGATGAAACTGAGGGTGTGCATTTGCATCACGTACAACTTTAGACTGGGTTGATCATAGCACCAAGAACATTGTGGGACTTAAGCTACCATTCACAGTATATTAGACCCCATTGCTAGTAGACattttcttcccatttcaaagTTCTGCTTCTAGTTAGATATTGTAGAAATTTCTCTTCTCAGTGGTGCCTCTTGCAGTGCTCAGCTCATTTTCAGAACAGAGATGACTGACAAGTTTAAGCTCCAATAATGAAGTATTTCCCAGGTTGCCATTACTTCCCACATCCTAAAATTCTCTGATTACTCATTGGCTCATTCATTTATTCGTTCCGCTCATGACAAAAGTCTAgagatgtggttttgtttttctggctttgtttgtttgttttgagacagacctCATGTATCTGAGTGTGCATCAATGGATGacctgaacttctggtcctcttgcctcctccACCTCTTGACTTCTAGGAACacaggcatctgccaccaccCCATGTTTTGTGCAGTCTGTATGGTGCTTGCTGATGGTGCTTGCTGATGGTGCTTGCTGATCGTGCATGCTgatcaagcactctaccaactgagctctacCCCTTCCCCTGATTTTCAGATGGTTCAGCTGAAAGCAATATTGTGGCAAAATATTGTGGAGGAGAAGTTGGGGATCTAGGTTTGTTTTACTAGTCTCGTTACTTTTagatgattaaataaaatttaaataacagcTAAAAATTAGTATTTACAGAGATAACAGTCAACGTATGTGTGTTTGctgttgttaaaaacaatgaatagggctggagagatggctcagaggttaagagcattggctgttcttgcagaggtcctgagttcaattcccagcacccacatggtggctcacaaccatctgtaatgagatctggtgccctcttctggcctgcaagcatacatgcatgcagaacactgtatacataataaataaataaatcttaaaaaaaaaacagtgaaaaatcTCAATGTTGCACAAaggaaaaccagaacaaaacaaaaggagcAAGGGAATTCTTTTTGCAAAAAGGATGTGCCAATCCAACCTGGGCTAGCAGGCACACTGGGACAGGAAGTGCTCAGGGTGTTATTCCAACATAGGTAGTGACTGTGTCTTTCCCCCATTGGCTGGGGGCCAACCTCCCAGTCTTTTGAAATTGGCTAGTTCTGAAAGAATTgtagaaaggaaatgaaaggaagtGGGAAGGGATGGGGTGCTTAAGTCACTTAAATCCAAGAATACAAAACAGCCTTTGTGTAAACAACAGTTTTAACAGTAAGGGGGGAGGGGTAGGaagattaaaacattttcataatagggataaggaagaaaaaaagattttaattccTTGTGGCAAACAACAGTTTTACAGTGTTTACAGAAAAGGCTAATATTTTGCTTCCAGTATTAACCTCAAGTAGATTATTCTATGATAATAAGAGCACTTTAAATAATCAATCTTAAGGAGACAGTAAAAGAACTTTTGCTCTTTTACAGGAAATCCACGGGATGAAAAATTCGTGgaatatcacacagagaatgaCTATTGTGTCCGGAAAATTGGCAAAATGGAAGCATGGCTCCGTGAACAAGCAGCCCAAGGACAGCTTTTCTGTGGCAGCTCTAGCTCTGACTCAGACGAGCCTGAGAAAAATCAGAAGAGACCACAAGCACTAGTGAGGACCAGGACAGAGAGGGTTCCACTTTATGATGAGTTTTATGACAGAGAATGAGAAAACTACACACTACTCCAGGTAGTGAGGACACCGAatggtgtgtttgtttgtctgttttcatcAGTCATTCCTGTTCGCACATAAAGTACTGAGGGAAGTAACTTACGTTGGTACAATGAAAGGATGTCATCTGGAGCCTTGTGGCTAATGGGTTTGTCATGTATGCTGTAAGTCTAGGCCTTAAAACTAAGGGGCTCAAACAAAGGTCATTTGATTATCTTACTTTTCCATGGGTAGCTGGGCTCAGTGAGGATGTTCTGTTGATCTCGTCGCATAGCTTATGTAATTTGACATCAGATGGCAGCTGAGACTAGAGTCACATAGAGGCTGAGCTAGAACTCAAGACAACTGAAATTTGATCATGTTCCATCCAGTCTGAGTCTCTTGACAGTTTGTGCAGCAAGGTAGTACATTTTTCCTTTAAACCAATCCAGTGCTTCTAACATCAAATATTCCAGCTGGAGGAAGCTGGAAGACACAGAATTGACAAGTGTCTAGTCCTTGAACCCGCCCTAAACCACTTCCACCATATCCTATCAGTTAATGCAAGTCACAGGACAATTGCTAGCAAAAGAAAAGTCTACACAAGGGGACAGGTACCTGTGCATCCTGGAGATCATCAACACCACCACATATTTCAAAGATTGGAACTGGTTTTGTCTTTAGAAGCaaggtgcacaccttcaatcccagcactcgggaggcagaggcaggtggatctctgtgttcaaggccagcctggcctacagtgtgagttccaggacatccaggactacacagagaaatccagacTTGGTGGGGAAGCGGGGAGTTTAAGAGGCATGGTGGCAACAtgcgtgtaatcccagcactggagaggctgagtcaggagaatcatgaattcaagactagcctgggctacaagacaGAAGCCTGCCTCAATCAACTGATCATCAATAAAGGCAAattaaattctataaaaataGATGAGAGTATATTGTATATTTAAAAcgtgagtttaaaaaaaacaaaacaaaacatcaccgTGATGCTATAGGAGACACTAAGAACACTTGGggctactttttttaaaaagttgcccATATAGCAAGGGCTCAAGAAAGAGGTAAATAAAACCAGGTGTGAAAAGTAATTGTGGAATTAAAGCTCCAAATTAAGACTTCACATAATCTACAAATGGTTTTAAGCATTTCAATTTTCGATAATTTAGTAAAACTTTAaagtaaatcaaaacaaaaacaccttttAAAGCCTTTAGTAGGAAATTCCCCAAaagaaaaactagaggaaagCACCACCTGAGTGTGGTATTCAGTCTCTTCCAACAGGTTGCTAAGAAGACCAAAGCCTGTCAGGATGACCTCATGTCCTCTAACAAGGGAGAGTTATGGGTCTGTCTTTATTGTAATTCCTTTCTGTACTTCCTTTTATGTACTTTGGACAAGAAGCTAATCTGTACCAAAAGATAATTATCAATACTAGGTTGTTTGGCCACTAGCCTTCTCCAAATGGTAAGACCCATCAGAGGATATGCAAATTCAAAATACCTCTGATGTCTTCACGTTTATAGGGTACCTGGAAACCTTAAAAGAGGAAGGGGAATTCCCAGTGTTCAAGATAGTGGCAccagggaccagagagatggtttagcagccAAGATCTCGttactcttacaaaggacccaggttgtgttcccaacacccacagggcagttcacaactatctgtaactctattcccagaggatctgatgccctcttctgacctttgcaggCACTGCATGAATGTGGTACATGGACATActttcaggcaaaacattcatacacaatgaaaataaataaatctaaaaaaaaaaaaagtggcaccAACGTGTTGTCTAGACTCTGCTCTGTCACACAAAATTAGACAAAACTTCTTTCTACAAACTCCCTATGCCATGACTTCCACTAGAGCATGGACCACAACCTCTTCCTGTATTATTAATACCTGCACTGTCCAACTTGACATCTGGCACAGATTTCATTATCAGATGTTTGTGAATTACTCAATTTACCTGTTGAGTCGCCTTGTCAATTGGGAGGCACTTgtatctccccagctctgcattTGCTCACAGTCCCTTCATTTCTCAAGACTTATATCACCCACAAGCTTCATTATATGTAAAGAGGCTTCTCAGAAGTTCTTGGAATGTGAGCACCTAAGTGGATGACTTCAGTCAGACACCACTGTGAGGTCCAGAAGATACACCATATGCTGATGAAGACCCATAGCTCCAAGTATTTTCCAAAACCACATCAGAATGTGTTCACTGCAAGGAGAACCAATCACACTGCCTTCTGTGTGAGAGCTGATTTGCTTGCCCTAGAACTCTTCCTTGGTCAGTTTCTATCCAGGATCTGAAAAGGATAATGGCTGTAATGAGCATGGACTATTCATGTGTGCGCCAGGCACTCTTCAGTGCATAACATGATTGATCCTCACAGAAGTTTTATGAGCCAGCATTAACATCTCCATCTAACAAGGACGGGACACAAAGGGGCTCAGGGAAGTGCCAGAGTCATCCAGCAGAACTTCCCTTCAGGCTTGATCATTGTTTACTGATAGTCCACTGATAGGCCCTTCCCTTCTTTACCAAATTTACTTCTAAGAACTCAAATGGTGACCAGCATCCCATACTTTTTTCTATtccctggttttgttttggtattttattttgttttgaaaagtatAGGAGCACATTGGAAAAGGAAAGTGCTctatgggagatttttttttagaggaaggaagaaggcctGATAGACTGTGATCACAGGGAAGGCTCAAAGTACCTGCAGAGACTTGAGACAAATATAAATTCTACTGTGTCATTGGGCCTGGAAGTAGCTGGGTAAGCACtgtccaccccacccctcagcccCATCCCAGACATAATGGCCATGATTGGGAACAGCAGTGCTGGGTGCTGACCCCAGGTTAGAAACACCTGTTGCATGATCAAAATGCTAACAGCTATCAAGATTTGGGAGCCCTCCTTTTGTTTTAGAGGTGGTATTTGGATACTGTGTTGTAGTGGGTTATTTattgttaataaatattttaattctcaAATATGTCCAATcataacatttattcatttgtggggAGTGGTATGCAGGCCATGACACACAGGTGTATGATCCAAGACAACTTTCAGAATTTAGCTCTCTCTGTCTACGCATGTTCTGAGGACTGAGCTCAGGTTGTtaggaaaggcacttgccactgagCCTATCAGCAGCTGGTCTCACTGGGACTCTAGATTTTTATACAGGTGAatctaatgtttaaaatatagAATGACTAGGATTGGAAATAAAATCACAGCTATAACTGTATAAATGTTTAACAACTATCTAAAGCAACTATttctttgattgatttttttgaaGCCACAGATAGGAGGCCCAGAGCTCTACAAACAATGGGAGAAATGAGCATTTGCTACTGAGAGCCTGAGAACATCAGTCCTGTAATACATCCTGAATTTGTTCTGGCCAAGCTACATCCTTCATAGACATAGCTGCTGTCGTTGCTGCTGAAAATTGTACCATCCAGCTGGAGGCAAAGCTGTCAATTCcctacaactgaaaaaaaaaatcgagatttggaaagaaaaaggCTTTGtctataatacacatatatacatatatatggaatatttAGGTATTCCTTCTTGTTCTGAAGTTTTCATGAGAAAGTTGTCTCTTTTGCATAGTTTTGGGAATGTGCTTCTCTCAGTTCTATTTCTTCTTGTCCTGTGTTAATGATGCCTCAGCTACAGGCCAGGGTTACTAAAGGCAGTCTTGTAAATGAATGGACATTGTCTACTTCGAGGACACAGTCTTTAGACTAGGAAACAGAAAGCTGCAGTGAGGGGACAGCTCACTGGCAGCATCTGACCACTACATCCAGGTCCCTGAGTTCCAGAGTACCATCCACAGCACTAGGCAAGGCCAGAATGCACAGACGCCACGCAACATCCTCCCTTCACCATGGAGCACACTGTTCAAACTGTGGCGTAGCAGTGCCTTAACTGTCTTAACAACAGAAACTTGTTTCCATTTGTTGCCCTCAGGCCTCACTGATTTAGCACAATGTCAGTGAATTCAAAAGAAAGTACACTATCTAGGTGAGGAAAGACCATTAAAAATCTAAAttacgctgggcagtggtggcacatgcctgtaatcccagcactcgggaggaa is a window from the Peromyscus eremicus chromosome 9, PerEre_H2_v1, whole genome shotgun sequence genome containing:
- the Ccdc198 gene encoding uncharacterized protein CCDC198 isoform X1, which codes for MYLDIPLKNEESSIIKRHPPRRIQKLEPIDLPQVVTSERLLSQQEARTRHKAKQELEKKMQLPMYTSGKRQYLHKMKMLEINHKRQEAQMELESLQSKARLDMQKLKDHNGNKITENTPRSNIYDIITILPDETVNRHPGNPRDEKFVEYHTENDYCVRKIGKMEAWLREQAAQGQLFCGSSSSDSDEPEKNQKRPQALVRTRTERVPLYDEFYDRE